One region of Streptomyces subrutilus genomic DNA includes:
- a CDS encoding ATP-binding protein, which yields MTLTDQAAAEAAPARQVLPAEERYAAELAFLAAQDPGPRPPGWALTPRNVVTFVCGSDGAQLALPQGGAKHVIAPKFVGERALVERCVVTLAGERGLLLTGEPGTAKSMLSELLAAAVCGTSSLTVQGTAGTTEDAFRYGWNYALLLAQGPSAGALVDSPVLSAMRTGRVVRVEEITRCLPEVQDALVSILSDRRVTVPELTATEDAVVSAAPGFTVIATANLRDRGVSEMSAALKRRFNFETVAPIADADAEATLIRRQAVAAVERAGAAFGVDDAVLDALVTVFRDLRSGRSAEGWDVERPGTVMSTAEAVQVAASLGVAAAYLPGGDVLDLLPGHLLGVVRKDDPADHGRLLGYWDGPVRRRAEDGSAMWRRLWDLRGSLR from the coding sequence ATGACGCTCACCGACCAGGCCGCCGCCGAGGCCGCCCCCGCCCGGCAGGTACTGCCCGCCGAAGAGCGGTACGCCGCCGAACTCGCCTTCCTGGCCGCCCAGGACCCCGGCCCCCGCCCGCCCGGCTGGGCGCTGACCCCGCGCAACGTCGTCACCTTCGTCTGCGGCAGCGACGGAGCCCAACTCGCCCTGCCCCAGGGCGGCGCCAAGCACGTCATCGCCCCCAAGTTCGTCGGCGAACGCGCCCTCGTGGAGCGCTGCGTGGTCACCCTCGCCGGAGAGCGCGGCCTGCTGCTCACCGGCGAGCCGGGCACGGCCAAGTCCATGCTCAGCGAACTGCTCGCCGCCGCCGTCTGCGGCACCAGCTCGCTCACCGTCCAGGGCACGGCCGGGACCACCGAGGACGCCTTCCGGTACGGTTGGAACTACGCCCTGCTGCTCGCCCAGGGGCCGAGCGCGGGAGCCCTCGTCGACTCGCCGGTGCTCTCCGCCATGCGGACCGGGCGGGTGGTCCGCGTCGAGGAGATCACCCGCTGCCTGCCCGAGGTCCAGGACGCGCTGGTGTCGATCCTGTCCGACCGGCGGGTCACCGTGCCCGAACTGACCGCCACCGAGGACGCGGTGGTGTCCGCCGCCCCCGGCTTCACCGTCATCGCCACCGCCAACCTGCGCGACCGCGGCGTCTCCGAGATGTCCGCGGCCCTCAAGCGCCGCTTCAACTTCGAGACCGTCGCCCCGATCGCCGACGCGGACGCGGAGGCCACCCTGATCCGCCGCCAGGCGGTAGCCGCGGTCGAGCGGGCCGGGGCCGCCTTCGGAGTCGACGACGCCGTGCTCGACGCGCTCGTCACCGTCTTCCGCGACCTGCGCTCGGGACGCTCCGCCGAGGGCTGGGACGTGGAGCGCCCCGGTACGGTCATGTCCACCGCCGAGGCCGTGCAGGTGGCGGCCTCGCTGGGGGTCGCGGCCGCGTACCTGCCGGGCGGGGACGTGCTGGACCTGCTGCCGGGGCATCTGCTGGGCGTCGTACGCAAGGACGACCCGGCCGACCACGGACGGCTGCTGGGCTATTGGGACGGCCCGGTCCGCCGCCGGGCCGAGGACGGCTCGGCGATGTGGCGCCGCCTGTGGGACCTGCGCGGGAGCCTGCGATGA